aTTGCCATCCTTGGTAAGAATGTGTACAAAAGCCTCGAAAACATTATTGTCATGAAGATTTGGTAAACTCAAACTTTTTGCTGCAGTGTTTTTACAGTGACCTTTAGGGAGTTTGGTCTTACTTGGCACACTTTTTGCCTTCTGTCGTTATTGTTTGCTTCTCATTGTGTGCTTGTGTAAAGTAATTTGGGTTACCTTTGTGTATGAAATGAAGACTAAATATTTGACAGAAAACGTGTTCAATTGAAGTATTTTTCTGAAACGTTCAAACATCATCACCTTAAAATTAATGTGTATGAACTATTAAAAGTCAGAAGTAAACTTACAGCTCTTTCACAGACAAAGATAGTCTGGCTGGCACAGTATAAATTCATTACAGGGATTTTGTCTCCTTTCATCTTAGTCACATGAATGTCCtcctaaaagaaaaataaacacacacacacataaaagttcaaataaagaACAACTGTTTCCATCAAATCTTAGCAtaaataattactttaaatGAAAGTACCTCGTATGTGCATGAGTTACTGCTTTGGTCATCCTGTAGAGATCTtgggaaaacacaaaaccaaAAGATGATGTGACTAAAACGATGTAAATACAGGCAGAATGATAAGGGCTTTATGTTTGCTATGGACGTTTTGTGTTAGCTAAATGTGAATGAAAAAGGTTTAACATCAGGTTACAACCACCGCTTAAGAAAACTCACCGAAGAAGTCTGGAAAACTCCTTAGCGCTAGATGCCACCTTTGTGCCCATTATAAAAATGCTGCTAAGCCGGTTTGCAGGGCAAAATGTTTGGCCAAAACAGTATAAAAAAGATTGACGGTATCAATATTTACTACAAGATCCTGTTTGTTTGCGTTTGACATCCGCGCGCTCTAGTTAGTTGATGACGACACGAGTTCAAGGGTCATCTCCAAATCAGAGcagtataaaataataataataataaaatacttgGACTTCAGAAATTTGCAGTTCTCCGCACCGCACAATATCccacacatatataaatatatatttgctttaattttagaGATATGGAAACGAGTAAAGTAGTTCGGGACTTCCGTTTACGTTGCAAGACACTGCgcatttactgaaaaaaatagtCCCGCCTTCAAGAAGGAATTAAAAGATCTATTTAACAAAACTCATGATATATAATGATTCTgctaaattttatttcatttttataatattttaactttaactGATCATTGTAAATAATCTAAGGATCCGCAGTAGACGAAATCGTTTCAACGGAAGTGCTGTTGTGAGGGGCGGAGGCATATATGATCAGAGCTGAGTTACCGACTTCCTTTTTACTGTGGCCGCCATACCGTGAGGAGCGTGGTTCCCGGCGAGCCGGAAAAAAAACTCGAATATGGTGAGAGATTACAGACACGATACCGCATACACGGTGCAGAACACATGTGTCGTAACTATATTTTACGTATTTGGTAGTTTGTCTCGTAGGAAACCTATTATTTGCATCAATCCGAGCCCCGAGGTGCATGCTAGTCGCGAGTAAGCTAACACGAGGAGCCATTTTGGACGAGCAGTTAATGGTTCGGCCGAGTTACACGTGTTGACTGTGGCACCGGCGGTTGTTGCATTCAGCTCATTTTGATTGATATACCGGCGACCATAGTTTGTCTTCGTAGACAAAACAGCTACATTTTAGGATACTATTATCGTCAGCGTGTTTAGTGCATGTACGAGgtaattttaggattttgcGATGTCACATGAACAGCTTGCAAATATACTAACACTCATCGTCGTGAACATAATTGGGTATAGCCTAGATGACGATAAATCATAGTGGGAAGCATTTGGTGTTTAATCGTACGGGGAATATTGTCGCAGTAAGTGCCACATCGCCATTTCTAACTTAAAATGTGTAGTTTAGGAGCATTTCTTGTAGGTGGGTCATAAAAAAGTTGTTAAATTGCATCGCAGTACCTTTCGAGGAAAATCACTGTTTGTAGGTTTGAAACGTAAGAcggttaaaacattttaatacccTAAAATGTGAGGTTAATATGCCCAGGTCTCGCTTACATTGAAATGTGTAAAAACTTCTTACCCTAATCAATATATTAACCCAACAATTGGCTAAACAATTGATTTATAAGTGCCTTATTTGGCAAGAAGTTTAAGCTTAACTATACATTATTTCATCATTAGAAAGCCTCATGAAACAAACAGGCATACCAATCTAGATCTTCTTTTCTGAGCAAAACCGAGTTGAATCCCACTTTTTTGAGTTGTTTAGAGACTAGAAAATGCACTTTGGAGAGCAGCTTTTGTCCTGCTTTGAAAAAAAGCATACATGAAACAGTTTTccatttctgtaaatgtaattaaaaactAACAATAGAATGAAGAATCTTTGTCGTTTTATAACAGCAAGGTCGATAAATTATTGTAATATTTACTTATCAACATTGATTCTCAAAGCTTAAAAATTTGCTGTTGCAAACTAACTTTTACTAGTAGGACCGCACAGCAAGGTGGTTTAGTCACACACGATGGTTGTTTAAATACTTGTGCAATTTCACGTATAGTTAAGTGAACTGATTTTCTCTAAATTTCtctatttctttttcattcagGCCTGTGCGCGACCACTCATATCGGTGTATTCCGACAAAGGAGAATCATCAGGCAAAAATGTAGTTATGCCTGCTGTCTTCAGGGCCCCCATTCGCCCTGACGTTGTGAATTTTGTGCACACGAACATGCGCAAAAACAACCGGCAGCCGTATGCAGTCAGCGAACTGGCAGGTGAGTTTGATGATGGCCCAGTTAGTTCTATTTGTACTCGCGTTTAATATAAACGTACATACCATACACATTGCCTTTTAGTTTTTTCCACTTCTGTTTTGTGCCTGTGTACATCATTACATACATGTGCTTTTACCATTGTGCATCTGTTATTTGATGGTATTTTTGATCAGTTGTACAgataaataatagaaatacTGAAATATCAGTCGTATCAAGAATTAGTTTTTCCATTGGTTGCTAATTTGCTTCTGATTTAGACTTTTGGAAACCTGACATTATGACTCCTTGATGTTTTGGGTCTCATAACTAAACAAATAACAGGTTGTCAAAGCAGGCACAAAACACTGCTTTTCTTACCTAATCACAACAAAAAATATAcgtattttttaattaaacaaactaAAGATTTGGTTTGTTGTGATTTGCACCATGACATGACAACGGCTTCCATGTTTCGTAACTTGGTTCATATTGACTCTTTCAGGCCACCAGACCAGCGCTGAGTCCTGGGGAACCGGGAGAGCTGTGGCCCGTATCCCTCGTGTGAGAGGCGGCGGTACTCACCGCTCTGGCCAGGGTGCTTTTGGAAACGTATCCTTGTTTATAAATGAGCATGTTCTTCATCTACATGCGTTTGGCAGCTAAATCGGGGACTTGCTGTGATGGTGTAATTTGCGTCTGACTCTGTGACCAGTGACAGAATGCCTACTGTCATATGCTGGAACAGATGGCTGCTGAACATTGAGTCTGAGCAGGTATCAGGCGGGTAAATATTTGCCGCTTTAGAGGCAGACGATCCTTGACTCGGGCCTAGATGTGCCGTGGCGGTCGCATGTTTGCCCCCACTAAAACCTGGCGCCGTTGGCACCGCAGGATCAACACACCCCAGAAGCGCTATGCCATCTGCTCTGCTCTCGCTGCTTCTGCCATCCCTGCACTTGTGATGTCCAAGGGTGAGTTACCAGATAAAACGCTCacaggagaaacaaaaacagctttaattctgtAGTTTTTAGGTCGTCTTGCTATGATGGTGTAATTTGCGTCTGATCCTGTGGATGGTGACGGTTGCCTGCTGTCATTAAGCCATCACAGGGTATTGATGAGAGATGAACTCTGAGCAAGTTTAGACATTAGTTGCTTCATCAGTTGGTGCTTACATGTCCTTCAGTCACATTAACCCTTTGATAATCAGGACACCGTATTGAGGAAATCCCAGAGGTCCCCCTGGTGGTGGAAGACAAAGTGGAGGGCTACAAGAAGACCAAGGAGGCCGTGCTTCTGCTGAAGAAGCTCAAAGCCTGGAATGATATCAAGAAGGTAAACTAAATTTAGCTGGAATTTGACATGTGTGGTTTCTAGACTGTTGGGTGTAAATTGTCCAAAACAGCAGTTCTTGGTTTTAAGTGCTAAATTGGATCTTCAAACTGTTGCTCTTACTCATTGAAGAATTAATCAGACTTGTACACATTTAAATAAGATTGACcccagttttaacatttcatgtGCCATTAAAGGTCTAAAGCTGATGAACATCATCAGCCGTATTTTAATACCTTAAAATCTCTAGATCTATTACACTTGTTATGGTTTGGCATGAATGTTTAGCTTTTGAGTTTTGCTTTAAATTGCTTATTTATCATAGATGTGTTCCTCCTAGGTCTATGCCTCTCAGCGCATGCGTGCTGGTAAGGGCAAAATGAGGAACCGCAGGCGTATCCAGCGCAGAGGGCCGTGTATCGTCTACAACCAAGACGCTGGTTTAACCAAAGCCTTCAGGAATATTCCAGGTGGGGTTAATACTGCATTTGCCACAGATACTGGATCCACATATACACAGTAGAAATTAATCCATTTGGTGTTATTCCATATCCACATTTTTCATGGCGTTAatatgactttttttgtttgttttgtaggCATCACTCTGCAGAACGTGAACAAGCTGAACCTACTGAGGCTCGCTCCTGGTGGTCACGTTGGCCGGTTCTGCATCTGGACTGAAAGTGCTTTCCGCAAGCTGGACGAGCTGTACGGCACCTGGCGTAAACCGTCCTCTCTGAAGGTCGATTACAAGTGAGTATGAAGGGAGCGTGCAATCCTACAGGTGCATCTCCATAATATAGAGCATCATGGGAAAGTTTCAGGGATTTAATTAACAAAGTGAAACTCTTTAAAGGTTATTTACACATGGAGATATTTCGGTTAATTCTGATTGTTGTAGCTAACGCCTAAACAAAATTCAGCTCCTACTTTTTAGAATATTGCATGAGACAAAGTGCTTTTATAATTCACTGCTGTGCATGTACAGTATATGGAGCTACATTTCAGCAAGTTGAGATtgctaaataaatgctttagTCCAATGGGAGAATACTTTCTGAAAAGCTGCATTTGGGTTTTTTATTAGCAGCAACCTATAATCCTCAGAAATGACTAATTAACAGATGCAGTGTAATGAATCCATAagtagtttcactttttttaatttaactccTGAAACGACCTTTCTATATTCTGAGCTAGTGACTTGCACCTGTACAGAAGTCTGTCTGTTGAATCTCAGTGATGAGCTTCCACTTCATGGTCCGTGTTTTTGAAATCTGTGATATTTGCTGAAGTTCTGAGTTGGTTcaaaatgaaatttgtccttctgacagttttttttttggggggttgtTTGCTTTATTATTGGTGCTCCTTGTTTTCAGGCTCCCAATGCACAAGATGACAAACACAGATCTGAGCAGGATTCTGAAGAGCGAGGAGATCCAGAAGGCACTTCGTGCACCTAAGTATGTCCTTCACTGTGTAGTTGTTCACTCTACGCTTGTTTTGGCTATGATGATAGTCCACTTCTGgtccgtgtttctgacccctGATTATTTTTGGAAGTCCTGAGCAAATCAAAAAGTGCAGAAGTCATCTGTAGCATCTGTCAGACGGTCAAGTGAACCCTTTACTCCTGTCATTACAGCAAGAAGATCAACCGCAGAGTACTGAAGAAGAATCCtctgaagaatttgaagataaTGCTCAAACTGAATCCTTATGCCAAGACGGCAAGACGTCACGCCATCTTGAAGCACGACCCCACTGtaagcactttgtttattgggtTTTCTCAAGTTGTTAGTGAAATTATAAACCAGTTGATGGTGACTTGGTTTGATCTTGTTTCCACAGATCAAGGCTAAGATGCTGAAACCCAAGAAGAGGCCTGCAAAGAAAGCACCTGCTAAGCCTAAGGCATAAATCTACACAGACTGGAGTTCAGTGAAATAAATCCTTGTTTCAAAATCATGAGTCAGAATTGTTATTCAAACTATTTAATTCACAAGATACATGTCACAAAAGCCAACAAAGCAGTTTGCGGTGGGTTAAGAATTGAGATGCACAATAAATGAGGACATCCGCAGCATTGAGATTcacaaaaatatacatgttagccaagataaagataatTTTATGATTTTCACTGGGAAAGGATTGTCCATGCTTGCTGATGTAGGATGTGAGCCCCACTCCCTGACAGGACTGACTTGGAGCATCTTGTGGGAAGAGGCTAATCGTACCATTGTTGACACATTGGACACcggcaaaaatgcagtaatgtACGATTGAAGAGGAATGTCGAGCACAGAGGTTTAGCAGCATTATTTTTAGGTAACTATAGATCATTACAAAAACATGGCTTTTAAATCAGGCCACTGGGGTGACCTCAACAGTTGTATCATTTAACCGTACGGTTGATGTACAGGAGCATCTCAAAAGGTTATGCAAGTATGAAAGCTTGCTTCAGCAATTAAAGTGAAACCGGATTCATTACACATTAAGTGGTATTTTACGTtcattaaaagtaaatattgCATCATAACATGCTATGGCCTGCACAATGGGTTTTTCTCAGTTACTGACACCCCACCAAAAGGTAATTTCTAATTGTGACAAGCATATTCATAAAGCAAAACTAAATGAGGTGTAGGAAAGAGCTTGGAGGAAATTCACAAggtgtggactgcagctggagtcgcCATTCAGATGGCCTACAGCCATCTTCGCCCTTTAAGACTGCCGGATCAGACAAAGTCTAGTCTTAACTGGgctacagaaaaaaagatttgactTAGTGGTCCAACGTCCTCTCTTCAGGGGAAAGtacaatttatttcatttagaaatcaCAATCTGGGTCAGGAGAGGAGCAGAATCCAAGTTTGAAATCCAGCAGTCTTATGCCTGTACCTCAAAAGAACAACATCCAAGTTTAGTTCAACCAGGTTAAAATGAATTCACGTTTACTGCCTTAATATGCCGAATTAACGTTATAGGTCCAGGAAGTGCTAGTTCTTCATGTCTCATATTTTGTCTGAAGTTTAGTCTTCCACTTTATCATGTAACTGAGCTGGTAGAAAGCTTCAATTGTAAAATTTAAGGCAAGATTATCTCTTTTGAAATTGCCAGTGGAGTTTCCTCCTTGGTAATTTCAAAGTTACGAAgccatttaaatttttccattCATCAGTAAGGTTATTGAACACGTTGCGCAGGTTCCTAAACAAACAGCCGCTTTGACGTCTTCCAGTCAGGTTCCCATCCTCACCGCGGTACTGAGGTGTTCACTTACAtctggaagaaccacagtgctggtgtTACTGGACCTCAGCACAGCATCGACACCGTCAACCACGGTTCTCTCCCGTTTTTTCATCTCTGTCTGACTCCTCTGTCTGCGTCATGGGTGACGTTCGCGCCTGAGCCTCTGAGCTGCAAGGCTGCGACCTTGATTGACGTGTCACGAGTCAATCTGATGGAACGAAATACATTCCTCTGTGTGTAATGAGTCTTATTGGGTTTCATTTCCATTGCTTTTCTGATTTAAAtcaccaaaataaacattttcataatttttgaatttattgagaTGCGCCTGAAAGGTTATTACTTGACCCGTTGCTTACTTTGGAAACACTTAGCAATAATAAAAAGCAATCGAAGGTCTTATAGTCTTGGCTTTGCAGTGGACAGTCTCACATGCTGGTGCCATGGGTCGGTGTTGCAGGTTGACTGAGTCCAATGGTGCTGCAAAGCCAGCCGGCAAAGTCCACCTCCTCAGCCTCAGATTGCTTGATAAAAGGATGCACCTGAAAATGGAATGTTGAAGAATAAAGATTTGCAAATAAATGAcgtttaaagggacagtgtgtaactgaTTTGCCtgttaattagcaaaaataaagtaCTGCTTTCATAAATACGTATTCTGttgttctcataacttagaactagtagtttataaatacataggtgtcggtgcacccactgggaggcgccatgttgcATTGCTATTTCTGATTTTCGCAGCAGAAAGGGGCCAAACTTGTCGGCCATATTCGTTTTCCTTATCTGTCTCCtatgaagacgtgctgtcgTGGGAAGAGGAGtagaaacaagcaaagacgaccgtagatcattctgtttactgttttctgttgaaatggaggaccatccacaCTCTTTGCACAgctagagggaagagaaagtaaccaagaaaagatgTAATACCCAGGAGAAAACGAGATTCTGTATcggctattattaccaggtggagataattcatgtgGGAGCGGGTATTTAAAAACGGATGCGGAGGCTACTTGATTTCTGCTCGACAGGTGAGTTAATTACCCGTGAATTAACAGGGAAGTTTATTTAGGCTTTATATAgtagagtagagccgctgctcctccacgtcgagaggaaccagttgaggtgcctcgggcatctggttaggatgcttcctggacgcctccctggtgaggtgttccgggcacgtcccaccgggaggaggcccagaggaagacccaggatacgctggagggactatgtttctcggctggcctgggaacgccttgggattcccccggaggagctggcccaagtggctggagagagggacgtctgggcctccctactgaacctgctacccccgcgatccGACcgcggaagaggatggatggattttttttggctttatgttagaaacggGGCAGTGTATTCCAACAGCCACTCTGTCCTCCCACTAGAGATGGCTCGTTTCAGAGAGATACAGCATGTGTGTACGCGGAGGGATATCAACCGGccgttcactgtctgtagtgaACAGCAGAAGCAGGTCTCTTTAGCTGTGTTTATAGTCGATTAGACCCCAAATAAGTGACTGCACGCTTagaaacgagcccaaaaaaaCGCGACTCAtagaatttacaagcgacttttgAAAACAACAAGTGGACTTaacaacagtgccaaaaaccatttcacacgatgaccgtagctattaacagtagcttggtaccaagCTGTGCAGCAAATTTGGGCCGGATTAAATCAAACGTCTCCGAGTTAAGAGGTGtcaaattttcatttttggCCATTTTTCCGCCCCTTCCTGTCCCtgccatgccaagacgaaaAGCTCCAGGGacaccaagctcacagtatcCACTCATTCTTACCCCCTGAACGACAtatgtgaaaatcagccctcttgGAAGAGCTCGACCAAATATCCTTACCCTAGGACATGGAGGTAGGTTTCACAGAGCCCTGCCAGGCCCAAaaagacaccagtaaagattctacttaacttagagataccAAACCACACGGTTTCTAAGGtttgagtagagcaagccctggtaatttggggtccctatctgccccaggggccgagagaaagcaaatttcgttgtaatatatgtttcaatgtatgtttcaatgacaataaagatgatattactattatattactaaatacatggaggacatgtttacattgtcactGATGACTCTCCACAACTGCTGTAATAGTTATTACGCGCTTTTGAccgtttgtaattcatttagcgcaccagtgtgaaaatcttacacagtCGTACTTACCATCAACTGCTTTAAGTCTGCTCTCTCTGCAGGATTCTTAATCAGGCTGCAATGAATAAAAAAGGATGAATTTCTGAAGAGATAATGTATTATAAAATGTGTGAAGTGTGCAGATTTTAATTACagttaagtgtaaaaaaaaatctctcttgCGTACCATTTATTCACAAAGTCCTGGAATTCTGTGCTGAATATCCCTGGGAGCTTTGGTGGAGGCTAaaggtgaaaataaaacaattaacttTACCACAATGGACAACGTGTGCTCATATGACGCTAAGTATGGCAGACAAACTTACCTCATTCACTATATAGTCGAGCAGCTCAAATATAGCCATAGGTGGTCTGCTGTTGGAGCCATAggctgagcaggtaaattattacatgtgtcaagattaaaattgatctggaaaaacattaaaagaaacaTCATGGCCAGTGTCGCGTCCCACTTACAGCTGCCCATACGCCCAGGGGGGCATGGTTTTGGAGAGGACTCGCTGGAGGCTGCCTCCCCTCCCACTGGGAATCCGAAGATCTGCTCCAGTTCCTTGGAATCAGGGGGAGGGATAGGGAAGCGCCCGATGGCCATTTCAACCAGAGACAGACCCATGCTCCAGATGTCTGACTGAACAGAATAGTGTGTGCCCTGCAGACGCTCTGGCTGCACAACACACGTCAGATTCGATCAGTTATTACGGCACAGCTCGGCGATTGCACATCACCTTGAAAGATGCTTTAGGAATGTTTTCTGGCCCTACTTGTAGCCCGAACTCACCGACATGTAAGAGCGAGTGCCCACAAAGGAGTTTGCCATGGAGTCTATGAGCTGTCCGCTCACTCCAAAGTCACACAGCTTGATCTCCCCGCGGGAATTCACCAGGATGTTAGAAGGCTTGACATCTGAAAGAGAGCCATCCATGTTACGCAGTGGTCAAcgacggagaaaaaaaaaactgcccagAATGCATTTCTGCTACATAATTGTCATTGTATAAAGTGATGTGATGCAATGTTGTTTTGTCGTTTTtataaaagaatgaaacaaacaCAGCTCTTCTTAGTGCCTGGGCTTGCTCAGAGCATAACTTGCAACAGCCCCCTGCGACTGCTGAACGATAGCCGCCAACAAACACGGTTTACAAGATAAACCAAGATTCTATCATTATTGATAATTAAATATGGAACAAACAGGACTAATTGGAAGTACAagtaaggaaaaacaaaacactcagCATTAGAACATATCTGTATCAAAACCCTAGATTTTCATTGGTTTCTCTCAAAACTTCCAtcaattaacctttttttttttttttttttaaaaaagcaaatagTTATTTTATACATTCTGCATAAAGGATCACTTTAATTTCAAGGATTTCTACGTAGTCttgaaagtaaacatttaataaaaaaattccacGTCTGGCAAAACCAAATAGAATATGAAATATATTAGTATTTTATTCATTCCGTATCCTGCTTTCCAAGAgtcatatccatccatccatccatccatccatccatccttccatccatccacccatccatccatccatccatccatccatccatcatagGTTTAGGAGGTTTCATATTGAAAGCCTGACCCCTGTATAGAAATATTGGACAGACATTAATTATTAACCTTTGTATTTCTACCTTATGCATTAAGAACTCTGTAAATTTGATTCTGGGAAAGTAAGGAGTTTTGACATAAAGAATGTGTTGGAACTCTGTTCCAAGAAGCAGTGCCGCTTTCTCTCTCTTTAAATTCAGTAGTTTTGATCAATGATTTTATACACAATCACATCTCTCATTCCATCTCTTTCAAGGTTTTGCTGGCATGACATTCAAAATGCATGTtaggcttgaaaaaaaaaaaaaagaatcttacTTTTCTAATTTGCATTGGCAATAATCCTCATTTCTGCTCAGGAAACAAAAATGATAAACGGAATCAACACAAACCTCTGTGCATGATCTTGTGCTTCTCACGCAGGTAGGAAAGGCCTTTAATGACCTGTAAAGCACACTTCAGACTGTCAGCCCATTCACATCATGTTATTTGGTACTGCAAACTACATTAAATTAGTGGAAACGTTTTTTATAGACACAAAACTTGTAAAATGAGTGGGAGAGGTGTTAGAGCTACCCACAGCAATGCTGACTTTGCCAAGAATCTCCTCTGGGATTTTGCCCGCTTTCTTCAGTGACTGGTCCAGAGATCCACCGTCCTGAAGCcgggaagaaaagaaaaaatggagACTGTGTGAAGCACATCTATTACGgattgcttttttgtttcaacGGGGGCTAAACATGGAGATCAAAGAGCAGGGAAGTTTAGGGTCAGTCTGTGGAAAAACGTGTACCATGTGCTCCATGCAGATGCTGATCTCTCCATCGCTGTAAAAAGCACCATAGAATCCCACTATGTATGGAGAGTTACACTCGTGTAGCACCTGGAGCTCCCGGATGATCTGGTTCCTGATGGCTGGCTTAATCTCCaggtggatcagctgcagcaggGGGGGGAGAAGCAACATTTTAGTTAGATGCCCCAAAAATGCGCTGGTTGACACAAAACTTCTTTTGGATATTTTGGGGAATGTTTTTTACTTTCCAaaatcttttacattttcctgATATACGGTCCTGCAAAACAGCATCTTCTAATATAGTACCTGGCAAAAGTCTCCAAAACCAGTGAACTTTTTccaattttgtcacattaccaaCACAGATTAAACTGTTTTAGTGAGACTTTACATGACAggccaaaacaaagcagtgcatagCAGGAAAGTGTTACCAAACAAAGTTTTCAATTTACTTTCAAACACTTGAATGGTTTGTCACGGATTTGTCCTTAGCTCCTTCTTCTCTGATGCCCCTAAGTAGTGAACTTGTTCCGCAGGCATGTAAATACAGATGTTTTGGGAAGGTCTCAGAGATTGGTTAGAGAGCAAAACAAGCAGCTTCATAAAGACCAAGTAACACCGAACAGCTTAAGTTTTGCttataaaaaaataccaaaagctTTGATAAGTAGGGTAAGGAGAGCATGGGTCAGAGGAGCAGATGAGAGAGACGTTGGTAATTCTGGAGGAGccgcagagatctacagctcaggtgggagaaactGCTGGCAGGACAAATATTATCCATGTGGTCCAcacgcactgcaaaaaccgaactaaaattaaataaatttcttCTGAATTTAGTgtctttgtccttgatttgagcaggtaaataagatgagctgccaatggaatgagtattttgacctataaaataagataattagatatactgcacttgaaataagatgacagagatgagttgttcctattttaagtgcagacatcttattccattggcaaatcatcttatttgcgtgctcaaatcaaggacaaatacactcagtttaagaaaatttgacttatttttagtttagtttttgcagtgcatctggCCCTTAAGGAATGGTGGCAAAAAGAAACATGCACCTCCAGCGACTACCAAATGGcctagatcaaagcatattcacgTGTTAGACGAAGTGAACGTTGCTGCTCACAGAAGCTCTCCGTTCAGTCGGACAGAGTTTGAGGTATTTTGCGAACATTTCATTCTTTTCGAACAGGTAGAGCTCGCCCAAAGGACTTGTAACTGCACCAGAAGGGTtgttctacaaagtgctgactcGTTAAATAACGTGTCGTGATCGCTTTAGTT
This genomic stretch from Fundulus heteroclitus isolate FHET01 chromosome 2, MU-UCD_Fhet_4.1, whole genome shotgun sequence harbors:
- the rpl4 gene encoding 60S ribosomal protein L4, with the protein product MACARPLISVYSDKGESSGKNVVMPAVFRAPIRPDVVNFVHTNMRKNNRQPYAVSELAGHQTSAESWGTGRAVARIPRVRGGGTHRSGQGAFGNMCRGGRMFAPTKTWRRWHRRINTPQKRYAICSALAASAIPALVMSKGHRIEEIPEVPLVVEDKVEGYKKTKEAVLLLKKLKAWNDIKKVYASQRMRAGKGKMRNRRRIQRRGPCIVYNQDAGLTKAFRNIPGITLQNVNKLNLLRLAPGGHVGRFCIWTESAFRKLDELYGTWRKPSSLKVDYKLPMHKMTNTDLSRILKSEEIQKALRAPNKKINRRVLKKNPLKNLKIMLKLNPYAKTARRHAILKHDPTIKAKMLKPKKRPAKKAPAKPKA
- the map2k1 gene encoding dual specificity mitogen-activated protein kinase kinase 1, which codes for MQKRKKPEPIQLNPIPDGNTINGTGASETNLEALQKKLEELELDEQQRKRLEAFLTQKQKVGELKDDDFEKICELGAGNGGVVFKVSHRPSGLIMARKLIHLEIKPAIRNQIIRELQVLHECNSPYIVGFYGAFYSDGEISICMEHMDGGSLDQSLKKAGKIPEEILGKVSIAVIKGLSYLREKHKIMHRDVKPSNILVNSRGEIKLCDFGVSGQLIDSMANSFVGTRSYMSPERLQGTHYSVQSDIWSMGLSLVEMAIGRFPIPPPDSKELEQIFGFPVGGEAASSESSPKPCPPGRMGSSYGSNSRPPMAIFELLDYIVNEPPPKLPGIFSTEFQDFVNKCLIKNPAERADLKQLMVHPFIKQSEAEEVDFAGWLCSTIGLSQPATPTHGTSM